One window of the Paenibacillus beijingensis genome contains the following:
- a CDS encoding thioesterase II family protein, which produces MKIKLFCIPYSGSSSAFYYHWKKYMPGNISIIPIELAGKGLRHDEPNYESFEQMVDDVYGIIKKYIDDSPVAFFGHSIGALILYELCYRYNLDYIKPKKMIFSGASVPHLYKIRIYISYRMKIFLNILFLWEVFHKNY; this is translated from the coding sequence TTGAAAATTAAACTATTCTGCATTCCCTATTCTGGCTCATCTTCTGCTTTTTATTATCATTGGAAGAAGTATATGCCTGGAAATATTTCGATTATCCCAATTGAATTAGCTGGAAAGGGATTAAGACATGATGAGCCTAACTATGAATCATTTGAACAAATGGTTGATGATGTTTACGGAATTATAAAAAAGTATATTGATGACTCACCAGTAGCTTTTTTTGGACACAGTATCGGTGCACTAATCTTATATGAGTTATGTTACCGATATAACTTAGATTATATCAAACCTAAAAAAATGATTTTTTCAGGAGCATCGGTTCCACATCTTTATAAAATTCGAATATACATAAGTTATCGGATGAAGATTTTCTTAAATATATTATTTCTTTGGGAGGTATTTCACAAGAATTATTAA
- a CDS encoding non-ribosomal peptide synthetase — translation MIETGGTIKDSVCYGEPIIDESSYPFTLTELLVNTAKKHPDKEIIFLNKEGYKKQISYSILLAEARKYLTCLNESGLKQGDKLVLQLDDNYKFIIIFWACVLGGIIPVILNVPDNFKVLNSDNKTLLNVLGVMDRAIVLTNNQLIESISSFLETQHNKNKILNIDSLVGKEPKKEIETKPDDISVILFTSGSTGAPKGITLTHGNIVNLEKAVVQMNDFNSNDISVNWMPLEHVGGIVMFHIRDVYCGAKQIIIRKEYILAKPIRWIDVISNYKATITWAPNFAFSLINQSLEQSSTIDGWDLSNMKFILNGGEAINPTTSRRFLELLAQFGLSDNSIFPSWGMSETSSGMVYSHCFNSSTGVNCLDSFNYGELVKLSDSNCSGSQFVQLGHPIPGSAIRIVNSAGKVIKENLIGNIQVKGKNVTCGYYNNDALNKQVFTKDNWFDTGDIGFVSDGKLTITGRIKDIIVINGNNYNSSDIEYVIETIEAVVPTFTAAISVRDSNSDTDKLVIFYCSEKKDITSIYNQIIQIEKKLIENFRLRASEIIPLQKKDIGKTSIGKIKRTELVRKYLEGKYKEIIDQTLRYATDMDTNFQNKSLPLTRIQAELLLISKTILGITNLGINDSFFNTGGNSIHVIMLVAEINRVFEVDVPVSTVFELQKLNLIADFIKESKKINIFPIIRAEIKKCYPVTSSQKRMLLINEMEGIGCTYNNPLLIKLKGELNIVRLEQAFQVLLQRHDILRTSFHFQNETYLQEIHEFVPFYLKYIRLDETENLDKHDILKKFVKPFKLDKAPLMRGIVIQTNENDFLLGIDVHHVITDGTSQMLMMNEVFQIYEGRNNNFNQMLQFKDYAVWEDDYFKSETIRQKEQFWMNMDLTANPKYDLNLDFQRKVIQSFEGKVISEKISGDLKIKLQKIANENGTTIFTILFMTYKLLLAKYSGSEELVVGTLVNGRTRSEIRSMLGLFTNSLPIKSHPSKSKKISEYLIELKDILIRALSNHEYPFDKMVEKLSHIHNTNRNPMFDTMFIYQNYDQSIKLSEDSSLKIVSFENVIVGSKVDITLYGVEKSGQIEFILEYCSSLFKESTMQRFMYHYLQILQLIVEGRVKYINELYLTDENISNLLFHKPIREIYPETKVIQQLFKERVEISPDSSAVNFGDLSFTYSKLNNLSNEVANLLKRMNIGRNQIVAILLDRSPDMIVAMLGVIKSGAAFLPIDPELPTDRVRYMLEDSEAKAIITTSELYSDIIPDQRISILDMVTLEYKNSLKEPINTNVVDDPVYVYYTSGSSGKPKGVVVSHKAVNNFIHSFNKKIGMNEKDTILSITTISFDPVIVETFLSLVFGISIVLTNHIEQKDVNAIAKLIDNNEISVLQITPSRLKLFLKNENNIESLKKLKKLIIGGEALSKSLYQSISFLNQTDIYNVYGPTEATVWTTVKHITQVSDISIGNPIGNMEIYILDENFHMQPTGIPGEIYISGDGLAKGYLNNEKLTKDKFVDNPFRKGKKMYASGDQGRWLENGEVDYLGRIDSQVKIRGYRIELDEISNQLLQSNLVEEVVTIILGNTEDEGDEASICLYFVSDKNINITEINEYLYSKLPSYMIPRFYVQVSSIPLTPSGKTDIKKLPKPSMSERKVLNYLGPKTIFQKFLVEMWEEILGIEPIGIRDNFFELGGNSFKATLFIYRLQEKTGKVVSLRTLYEYPTIELIDEKVDHNLLIKAGLILPTVARDYYPLSHQQSMIYAATQINGGDLAYNLPVYFEVRGSINVTKMKDSIIEVLNRHSVFKTYLEWHDEEIVQKINYDVKFKVEILNQDGLSQEEALESFMQPFDLHTAPLVRVRILLLSEKTIIMFDIHHIITDGVSLKIFFDEISRLYEGQELSEVNLHYTDYLSWSSIHSEYSQDDENYWITQFEKPVSQIDIRTDFKRPLIRNLKGGNTSIQLNKEWLINLNQSLSNNNQTLFTGLISALYLILYTYSDSNDIIIGTPVSSRPQVEFSSVLGMFINTIALRQDIESEITLMQFLSDVNSNLVDAFTHKSYPFSQLLKKLNYKSSPGRTPIFDVMIVLQNFEFEGIHIEGTDVNYFQPKMHLAKFDLVLTVKQNDSGLHLNLDYSLSLWKQETIKKILEDYCEALKMIFVNQNMKISDFRTKSKYLEFISDNNNINFIF, via the coding sequence ATGATAGAAACTGGAGGAACCATTAAAGATTCCGTTTGTTATGGGGAACCTATTATTGATGAAAGTTCTTACCCGTTTACTTTGACAGAGCTTTTAGTAAATACGGCAAAAAAGCACCCCGACAAGGAAATTATTTTCTTAAATAAAGAAGGTTATAAGAAACAGATTTCATATTCCATTTTGTTAGCAGAAGCACGTAAATATTTAACTTGTCTAAATGAAAGTGGTTTAAAGCAAGGAGATAAACTAGTTCTACAACTAGATGATAACTATAAATTTATAATAATTTTCTGGGCTTGTGTACTCGGTGGGATTATTCCAGTAATATTAAATGTTCCAGATAATTTTAAGGTGCTTAATTCTGATAACAAAACTCTATTAAATGTTCTGGGTGTAATGGATAGAGCAATAGTACTAACAAATAATCAGTTGATCGAATCTATATCTTCCTTTCTAGAAACACAGCATAATAAAAATAAAATACTAAATATTGATAGTTTAGTAGGAAAAGAACCGAAGAAAGAGATTGAAACCAAACCTGATGATATTTCAGTTATTTTGTTTACGTCAGGAAGTACAGGAGCCCCAAAAGGAATTACACTTACTCATGGAAACATCGTAAATTTGGAAAAAGCAGTTGTTCAAATGAACGATTTCAATTCTAATGATATTTCGGTTAATTGGATGCCGCTTGAGCATGTGGGCGGGATTGTTATGTTCCATATTAGAGATGTTTATTGTGGGGCTAAGCAAATTATTATAAGAAAAGAATACATTTTGGCCAAACCAATTAGATGGATTGATGTCATTTCTAACTATAAGGCCACCATTACCTGGGCGCCAAATTTCGCCTTTTCATTAATCAATCAATCTTTAGAACAGTCCTCGACAATTGATGGCTGGGATTTAAGTAATATGAAATTCATTCTTAATGGTGGAGAAGCAATTAATCCCACAACTTCAAGAAGATTTTTAGAGTTATTAGCACAGTTTGGTTTATCCGACAACAGTATTTTTCCTTCATGGGGAATGTCTGAAACGAGTTCCGGGATGGTATATTCACATTGCTTTAATAGCAGTACCGGGGTAAATTGCTTAGATTCATTTAATTATGGTGAATTAGTGAAACTATCAGATTCTAATTGTTCCGGATCTCAGTTTGTGCAATTAGGTCATCCCATTCCAGGTTCGGCTATACGAATTGTAAATTCAGCAGGAAAAGTAATTAAAGAAAATTTGATAGGTAACATTCAAGTAAAAGGAAAAAATGTGACATGTGGTTACTATAACAATGATGCTTTGAACAAACAAGTTTTCACTAAAGATAATTGGTTTGATACAGGTGACATTGGTTTTGTAAGTGATGGAAAGTTAACAATAACAGGGAGAATAAAAGATATTATAGTTATTAATGGAAATAACTATAATTCGTCTGATATTGAGTATGTAATTGAAACAATAGAAGCAGTGGTCCCCACTTTTACTGCAGCGATTAGTGTGCGCGACTCAAATTCCGATACGGACAAATTAGTTATATTTTACTGTTCAGAAAAAAAAGACATAACTAGTATATATAATCAAATTATACAAATAGAAAAAAAGTTAATCGAAAATTTCAGACTGAGAGCAAGTGAAATCATTCCACTCCAGAAGAAAGATATTGGAAAAACATCAATTGGTAAAATAAAAAGAACGGAACTTGTAAGAAAATATCTTGAGGGTAAATACAAAGAGATTATTGATCAAACCTTGAGATACGCAACAGATATGGATACTAATTTTCAAAACAAGAGTTTACCTCTCACAAGGATCCAAGCTGAATTGTTATTAATTTCAAAAACAATTCTTGGCATAACCAACCTGGGAATAAATGATTCTTTTTTTAATACTGGTGGAAATTCTATTCATGTAATAATGCTAGTTGCAGAGATAAATCGTGTATTTGAAGTTGATGTCCCGGTTAGCACGGTTTTCGAATTACAAAAATTGAATTTGATTGCTGACTTTATTAAAGAATCTAAAAAAATTAATATTTTTCCTATAATTAGAGCCGAAATAAAAAAATGCTATCCAGTAACGTCTTCTCAAAAGAGAATGTTATTAATTAATGAGATGGAGGGTATAGGTTGCACTTATAACAATCCTCTTTTAATAAAACTCAAAGGAGAACTTAATATTGTCCGTTTGGAGCAAGCTTTCCAAGTGCTTTTACAAAGACACGATATTCTGAGGACTTCGTTTCATTTTCAAAATGAAACTTATCTTCAAGAAATTCATGAATTCGTTCCCTTCTATTTAAAATATATTCGTCTTGATGAAACTGAAAATCTAGATAAACATGATATTCTCAAGAAGTTTGTTAAGCCATTCAAGCTTGATAAAGCGCCTCTTATGAGAGGCATTGTTATACAAACAAACGAAAACGATTTTTTATTAGGAATTGATGTTCATCATGTTATTACAGATGGAACATCACAAATGTTAATGATGAATGAAGTATTTCAAATATATGAAGGGCGAAATAATAATTTTAATCAGATGCTGCAATTCAAAGATTATGCAGTGTGGGAAGATGATTATTTTAAATCTGAAACAATTCGTCAAAAAGAACAATTCTGGATGAATATGGATTTAACAGCAAACCCAAAATATGATTTAAATTTAGACTTTCAAAGAAAAGTCATTCAAAGTTTTGAAGGAAAAGTGATTTCAGAAAAAATATCAGGTGATTTGAAAATAAAGCTTCAAAAAATAGCGAATGAAAATGGTACCACTATTTTTACCATTCTTTTTATGACATATAAACTATTGTTGGCAAAATATTCTGGAAGTGAAGAACTTGTTGTTGGTACACTTGTCAATGGAAGAACAAGAAGTGAAATTAGATCGATGCTTGGATTATTTACTAACTCTTTACCAATAAAGTCTCATCCAAGCAAATCAAAAAAAATTAGTGAATATTTAATTGAGTTGAAAGATATTCTTATTCGGGCTTTAAGTAATCATGAATACCCATTTGATAAAATGGTCGAGAAATTAAGTCATATTCATAATACAAATAGAAACCCCATGTTCGATACAATGTTTATTTATCAAAATTATGATCAATCAATTAAATTGAGTGAGGACAGTTCCCTAAAGATCGTTTCTTTTGAAAATGTGATAGTAGGTTCCAAAGTAGATATTACTTTATATGGTGTCGAAAAGAGTGGTCAAATTGAGTTTATTTTGGAATATTGTTCATCTTTATTTAAAGAAAGTACTATGCAACGATTCATGTATCACTACTTGCAAATATTGCAACTAATCGTAGAAGGTAGAGTAAAATATATAAATGAGTTATATCTGACAGATGAGAATATTTCCAACTTATTATTTCATAAACCAATAAGAGAAATATATCCAGAAACAAAAGTGATTCAACAATTATTTAAAGAACGAGTGGAAATATCTCCAGATAGTAGTGCTGTAAACTTCGGTGATTTATCTTTTACGTATTCAAAGTTAAATAACCTTTCTAATGAAGTTGCTAATTTACTAAAGAGAATGAATATAGGTCGAAATCAAATAGTAGCTATATTATTAGATCGCTCCCCGGATATGATTGTAGCAATGTTGGGTGTTATTAAGTCAGGTGCGGCCTTTTTGCCGATTGATCCAGAATTGCCTACAGATAGGGTCAGATACATGCTTGAAGATAGCGAAGCAAAAGCAATAATCACAACTTCGGAATTATACTCAGACATTATACCAGATCAAAGAATTAGTATTTTGGATATGGTAACTTTAGAATATAAGAACAGTCTAAAAGAGCCAATCAATACCAATGTGGTTGACGATCCGGTATATGTTTACTATACATCAGGTTCGTCTGGCAAGCCAAAGGGCGTTGTTGTTAGCCATAAAGCGGTTAATAATTTCATTCATAGTTTTAACAAAAAAATAGGAATGAATGAAAAGGACACTATATTATCTATCACTACCATTTCTTTTGATCCAGTAATTGTAGAAACATTTCTTTCGCTAGTTTTTGGCATATCTATTGTTTTGACAAATCATATTGAACAAAAAGATGTAAATGCAATTGCAAAATTAATCGACAATAATGAAATCAGTGTCTTACAAATAACGCCATCAAGGTTAAAATTGTTTTTAAAAAATGAGAATAATATAGAGAGTTTAAAGAAACTAAAAAAGCTTATAATCGGAGGAGAAGCTCTTTCAAAATCTCTATATCAATCTATTTCCTTCTTAAATCAAACAGATATTTATAATGTTTATGGACCAACGGAAGCGACTGTTTGGACTACTGTTAAACATATAACACAAGTCAGCGATATTTCAATTGGTAACCCGATAGGAAATATGGAGATTTATATACTAGATGAAAATTTTCATATGCAGCCAACAGGCATTCCCGGTGAAATATATATTTCTGGAGATGGGCTTGCTAAAGGTTACCTAAATAATGAAAAATTAACAAAAGATAAATTTGTCGATAATCCCTTTAGGAAAGGTAAAAAAATGTATGCATCAGGTGACCAGGGAAGATGGCTAGAGAATGGTGAAGTTGATTACCTTGGAAGAATTGATAGTCAGGTTAAAATTCGAGGATACCGGATCGAATTGGATGAAATAAGTAACCAACTACTCCAATCAAATTTAGTTGAAGAGGTTGTTACAATTATATTAGGAAATACAGAGGATGAGGGGGATGAGGCATCAATTTGTCTATATTTTGTCTCTGATAAAAATATAAACATTACCGAAATTAATGAATACTTATACTCAAAATTGCCTAGTTATATGATCCCAAGATTTTACGTACAGGTCAGTAGTATACCATTAACTCCAAGTGGAAAGACTGACATTAAAAAGTTACCCAAACCAAGTATGAGTGAAAGGAAAGTATTGAACTATCTTGGACCTAAAACTATTTTTCAGAAATTTTTAGTGGAGATGTGGGAGGAAATTTTAGGCATAGAGCCTATTGGAATCCGTGATAATTTCTTTGAATTAGGTGGGAATTCTTTCAAGGCAACTCTGTTTATTTATCGACTTCAAGAAAAAACAGGGAAAGTTGTTTCTTTAAGAACTCTTTATGAATACCCAACAATTGAATTAATAGATGAAAAAGTTGATCACAATTTACTGATAAAGGCTGGTTTGATTCTGCCAACAGTAGCTAGAGACTACTACCCGCTTTCTCACCAGCAAAGTATGATTTATGCTGCAACACAAATTAATGGAGGAGATCTTGCATATAACTTGCCAGTTTATTTTGAAGTTAGAGGTTCTATAAACGTAACTAAAATGAAAGATTCAATTATAGAAGTGTTGAACAGGCATTCTGTCTTTAAGACATATCTCGAATGGCATGATGAAGAAATAGTTCAGAAAATAAATTATGATGTTAAATTTAAGGTTGAAATACTAAATCAAGATGGTTTATCCCAAGAAGAAGCCTTAGAATCATTCATGCAACCATTTGATCTTCATACAGCTCCGTTGGTCAGAGTAAGAATTCTTTTGTTGAGTGAAAAGACAATAATTATGTTTGATATCCATCATATTATTACAGATGGAGTATCTTTAAAAATATTTTTTGATGAAATCAGTAGATTATATGAAGGCCAGGAACTGTCAGAAGTAAACCTCCATTATACCGACTATTTAAGTTGGAGTTCTATACATTCTGAATATAGTCAGGATGATGAAAACTACTGGATCACTCAATTTGAAAAACCTGTTTCACAGATTGATATCCGAACCGATTTTAAAAGACCGCTTATACGGAATTTAAAAGGTGGAAATACTTCTATTCAGTTAAATAAAGAATGGCTTATAAATCTTAACCAAAGCTTGAGTAATAATAACCAAACTTTATTTACTGGTCTAATTTCAGCGTTATATTTAATTTTATATACATACAGCGATAGCAACGATATTATTATCGGAACTCCTGTATCTTCAAGGCCTCAAGTAGAATTCTCTAGCGTGCTTGGAATGTTCATTAATACAATAGCATTAAGACAAGATATAGAATCGGAAATAACTTTGATGCAGTTTTTAAGTGATGTAAATAGTAATTTAGTTGATGCTTTTACTCATAAAAGTTATCCGTTTTCACAGTTGTTAAAAAAGTTAAATTATAAAAGTTCTCCTGGTCGAACTCCAATTTTTGATGTGATGATTGTCCTACAAAATTTTGAGTTTGAGGGAATTCATATCGAGGGAACTGATGTAAATTATTTCCAACCTAAAATGCACCTTGCAAAGTTTGATTTAGTTCTTACTGTAAAACAAAATGATAGTGGTCTCCATTTGAATTTAGACTATTCATTATCGCTTTGGAAGCAGGAAACGATTAAAAAAATTTTAGAAGATTATTGTGAAGCTTTGAAAATGATTTTTGTAAATCAAAATATGAAAATCTCTGATTTTCGTACAAAAAGTAAATATCTGGAGTTTATTTCTGATAATAATAATATTAATTTCATTTTTTAA
- a CDS encoding thioesterase domain-containing protein, giving the protein MGGISQELLSKKEIINIFLPLIRSDFKLIESHSFRKLDRHFESEAAIFFGMDDKPFGRKVKDWQQYFGPTTYFKGFSGGHFFIHSDPRGVVYEVTKLINKE; this is encoded by the coding sequence TTGGGAGGTATTTCACAAGAATTATTAAGTAAGAAAGAAATAATAAATATCTTTTTGCCTTTAATACGTAGTGATTTTAAACTTATTGAATCCCATTCTTTCAGGAAGCTTGATAGGCATTTTGAATCAGAGGCGGCTATTTTTTTTGGAATGGATGATAAACCTTTTGGAAGAAAAGTAAAGGATTGGCAACAATATTTTGGCCCGACAACATATTTTAAAGGGTTTTCTGGTGGGCATTTTTTTATTCATAGTGATCCACGGGGAGTTGTATATGAAGTAACAAAATTAATTAATAAGGAGTAA